A portion of the Edaphobacter bradus genome contains these proteins:
- a CDS encoding MFS transporter: MDSKTLTEGSPQNASPLPLHIIAPVFFSFACGGIATVMLGPLLPGLIERWHIQDAAAGVLFTAFFAGQLSGSVVASFRLRLSVIFGSLLTAAGCFVMPWAAFGVAHVTLFFVGLGIGASLTAGNVLVGTAVSSGRARLLALLNVCWSLGAISCPSLLRFCGPRLFFLITGTALALAGLVAVTLPPQAESQAQPKGQTAPSRLPLSLLPLLLFALSLMLFVGIESTLGGWLPSYAVRKSAVLLASSISLYFWLAELAGRMLMAAIVQRLGEVALYRAALVVLIGASATLAIEQRLHAGSIVLLAVLCGLAIAPLYPLIVSLLLARTGRHPHLGPLFATASLGGATLPWLTGVTSTRFHQLSAGLAVPVIGAITLLAISGAITGRHEAARRA, encoded by the coding sequence GTGGACTCAAAGACATTGACAGAGGGCTCCCCCCAAAACGCCAGTCCCCTCCCCCTGCATATCATCGCTCCAGTATTTTTTTCCTTCGCGTGCGGTGGCATTGCAACTGTCATGCTCGGGCCTCTGCTGCCAGGGCTCATCGAGCGCTGGCACATTCAGGACGCAGCGGCCGGGGTTCTGTTCACAGCATTCTTCGCCGGCCAGCTGTCTGGATCCGTGGTCGCTTCGTTCCGATTGCGCCTCAGCGTCATCTTTGGATCGTTGCTCACGGCGGCCGGATGCTTCGTCATGCCCTGGGCAGCCTTCGGCGTCGCACACGTCACGCTCTTTTTCGTGGGTCTGGGGATCGGGGCCTCACTTACGGCCGGCAACGTTCTCGTGGGCACGGCGGTCAGCTCAGGACGGGCACGCCTTCTCGCGCTACTTAACGTCTGCTGGAGCCTGGGCGCAATCTCCTGCCCGTCGCTCCTACGCTTCTGCGGCCCGCGACTCTTCTTCTTGATCACCGGAACAGCGCTGGCTCTCGCTGGTCTCGTTGCGGTCACCTTGCCGCCCCAGGCAGAGTCGCAAGCACAGCCTAAGGGGCAGACAGCACCGTCTCGTCTCCCGCTTTCCTTGCTTCCTCTCCTACTGTTCGCTTTGTCGCTGATGCTCTTTGTGGGGATCGAGAGCACGCTGGGTGGCTGGCTGCCTAGCTACGCTGTCCGAAAGAGTGCAGTCTTGCTGGCCTCTTCCATCTCGCTCTACTTTTGGCTGGCTGAGCTCGCGGGTCGTATGCTGATGGCGGCCATCGTCCAGCGCCTCGGAGAGGTCGCACTGTATCGTGCAGCGCTCGTCGTGCTGATTGGCGCCTCAGCGACGCTGGCGATAGAACAGCGCCTGCACGCAGGGTCGATCGTGCTTCTCGCGGTTCTCTGCGGGCTGGCAATTGCTCCGCTCTACCCCCTTATCGTCTCGCTCCTGCTTGCAAGAACGGGGAGACATCCCCACCTCGGGCCCTTGTTCGCCACCGCCTCACTTGGCGGCGCCACATTGCCCTGGCTGACCGGAGTTACCTCAACGAGATTTCACCAGCTCAGCGCAGGACTCGCCGTCCCGGTGATCGGAGCGATTACGCTTCTCGCCATCTCTGGCGCGATCACCGGCAGGCACGAGGCAGCCCGTCGGGCTTAG
- the mqnE gene encoding aminofutalosine synthase MqnE: protein MSVESSSLRPRHSFQTDDAALLPIATKVQAGERLSFEDGVTLYRSGDILAVGWLANSVRERLHGDVTYFNVNRHINPTNVCVASCRLCAFGRKKGDAGTYTMALEEAWDAAASGYTEAVTEFHIVGGLHPDLPFEYFMDLVRGLKVRFPKVHIKAFTMVEVAFLAKRGKMTIPETLQRMKEAGVDSMPGGGAEIFADRIRHIICDHKIDGSEWLETARQAHKIGLRSNATMLYGHVENDEDRVDHLVRLRTLQDETSGFQTFIPLAFHPDHTALSHIPRTTGMLDIRQIAVGRLMLDNFAHIKSYWQMVTPKMAQISLRFGADDIDGTVVEEKIYHDAGATTPQGLRRKDLVRLITEAGRTPFERDTMYRAVTRSEDTFTVAV from the coding sequence ATGAGCGTTGAATCCTCCAGCCTTCGTCCTCGCCACTCCTTCCAAACCGACGACGCTGCGCTTCTTCCAATAGCGACGAAGGTGCAGGCGGGAGAGCGTCTCAGCTTTGAGGATGGTGTCACGCTCTACCGCAGCGGCGACATTCTTGCAGTGGGCTGGCTGGCCAACTCCGTCCGCGAGAGACTGCACGGCGATGTGACGTACTTCAATGTCAACCGCCATATCAATCCGACCAACGTCTGCGTCGCCTCCTGCCGGCTGTGCGCCTTCGGGCGAAAAAAAGGAGATGCCGGCACGTACACGATGGCGCTCGAAGAGGCCTGGGACGCTGCGGCCTCCGGCTATACGGAGGCCGTGACGGAGTTTCACATCGTCGGCGGGTTGCACCCGGATCTTCCCTTTGAGTACTTCATGGATCTGGTGCGCGGTCTGAAGGTCCGGTTTCCGAAGGTTCACATCAAGGCGTTCACGATGGTGGAGGTCGCTTTTCTCGCCAAGCGAGGCAAGATGACGATTCCCGAGACGCTGCAGCGGATGAAGGAGGCCGGCGTGGACTCTATGCCGGGCGGGGGCGCGGAAATATTTGCCGACCGGATCCGCCACATCATCTGCGATCACAAGATCGACGGCAGCGAGTGGCTTGAGACGGCACGTCAGGCGCACAAGATCGGCCTGCGCTCCAATGCGACGATGCTTTATGGTCACGTCGAGAACGACGAAGACCGCGTCGATCATCTGGTGAGGTTGCGTACACTGCAGGATGAGACGAGTGGATTCCAGACCTTCATCCCGCTGGCATTTCATCCCGACCATACGGCACTGTCGCACATTCCGCGAACGACGGGCATGCTCGACATAAGGCAAATCGCCGTTGGGCGTCTGATGCTCGACAACTTCGCCCACATCAAGAGCTATTGGCAAATGGTTACGCCGAAGATGGCCCAGATCTCGCTTCGCTTCGGCGCAGACGATATCGACGGCACCGTGGTCGAGGAGAAGATTTACCACGACGCAGGGGCAACCACGCCACAGGGCCTGCGCCGCAAGGACCTGGTCCGCCTCATCACCGAGGCTGGCCGGACGCCCTTTGAACGTGACACCATGTACCGCGCGGTCACACGCAGCGAAGACACCTTCACGGTCGCGGTCTAA